Part of the Xiphophorus maculatus strain JP 163 A chromosome 3, X_maculatus-5.0-male, whole genome shotgun sequence genome, AAATGTGAACCACAGAAAAGGAGATGTAGTGACATTGACATAATATTTCACATAAATCGTTACAAGGTTCCATCAGAATTTCTAGGACGGGTTTTACTGTTGGATCCTGATGTGAGTCAGGGGAACTGCAGCATCATGATCAATGACCTCACAACATCTGATTCTGGATCATATCAGCTCAGAGTTAATGGTTTTTACCATGGAACGGCAGATGGAGTTACGTTCCCTTCTAGAACAATTCTCTCTGTCAAAGGTATGAAAGGCAATAATAAGAACATCTATGGTTCTTCaattcagtgatttgtaaaaatatacaacATGTTTCAAGTCTTTTTATATTACAGCGTCTAAAAAAACTTACCAGAATCTGTCAGTGTTTGTTGACCTCTGTTGGCAGATTGTAGTAACTGCATCAGCACCAAAACAAATCCACTCCTATTGATCAATGAAAATATCTTTACAgctaagctaaaattagcttgttccatttaaatgtaaaataaataataatatctCCACTTGCTTTTATTTATCAACCATGTTATCATCAGATCTAAACCTGAGGCCCTCACTGATGATTCCTCCACTGACTGAGGGACAGCAGGCCACTCTGACCTGCACTGCTCCTGGTCTCTGCTCTGGGTCTCCTCCTAACATCACCTGGATGTGGAGAGGAAAAATAGAAGAGGACTATATCATCACAGGAAGCACGACTGCTTTAAAAACTCAGGATCTGACTGCtgtcacacagagacacagCTCAACTCTGACCTTTAAACCTTCAGCTAAGCATCACAACACCAATGTAACCTGTAAAGTCAGCTTCACTGGAGACATAACGACAGAAGAGACAGTTTCTCTGAACGTAAGCTGTAAGTATGATCTGTATCTTAGTGggtttcaatgtttttttttttcaattctaTAAATATGAAGTGTAAAACATTTATGCCACAGCTATGAGATATTTTACAAACATATGCTTACAGTGTTGGCAAAAATCCTGAAAGGCTCTGGATGTGTGCAACATGCAGAGGTCTTAAGCTGTGTATGCATCAGTGAGGGGTTTCCTTCACCCACCATCACATGGCCGCTACTAAAGAACCACACTGAGTACTCTGTCATCAACATTGTGTCAAACAACACTGTCAACAGCATCCTATCTCTTAGAAACCCTGGCAACATCAGTGTTGAATGTTTTAGCAGCAATGAAAATTGGGAAGTCAAAGAAAACCTCAGGGTGTATCGAGAGCTGTCAGAAGAAGGTACAACTTCCTTTGGCatgtttatttcctctttttccgCCATGTTCATTTAGATCAGAAACAGTGTGCTTTATGTATAATCAACTTTTTAAGCTTCCTTAAATCAAAAGTATCCAAACGCTTTATTCAAACTCTGCTCCACAGAAACTCCAATTCAcatgtatttctgtatttttacagcTTATCACGAGAAACATTGTGTTTCTGGCTTTGGAGCTCTTCCCTGGGTCATTGCTGGTGTTTCACTCAGTGTACATGTTTTCTGTATGATCTACATTTGGCACCTTTGGTAAGATACATGATGTTTATTTCATGCTTTTCAGGCCAAATTAAGGTATATGGGCTGTATAGTTGAAATAAcgtgtttcttttcttcaaaggaacacaagaaaaaaaacaaacctcacTGAAGATCAAACTTATATGTCTCTGCGAAAACGTGATACATCAGCAGAGTATGATGTTATTGTCCAAAGACCACAGTAACATGCTTCCAGAGATCACTCTCACTTGGatcttacataaagaaaatgactttttaaaaaaaattaacttcagTATTTTACATGCAATAGAAGAGTGGATTtatgttttctagaaaagaaaaatgatttgatCCACAATTGCTAAATACAGAGAAATAGTAATTGTCTCTAGATAAGAATAATATATACCATATAATATAACAAGAATGATGAATATTGTATAGATTTGTGTTCTGGAGTGCTGGCATCAGCTCTTCATTAAATAAAGATGGATGAGAACAGATCAGGTTGGTCAGTTTATTTCTCGAGAGTATGGAAAACAGATTAGCACCCCACTGCGATCTACCCTACTTTGAAGACAGAGTCGAGttgcacacatacacatatcctttcttacagaaagaaaaaataaacatatttacttCCTCTAATATGACTTCCTTAAAGGAAGGAACAAACATTTTAGATAAGGAGTGCACACATTCAAGTGAGAAAGCCGTTGGCAGTAGGTGTGAACACTTCCCATAAGCATATAGTATATGTTACCCTGCAACcttagatggatggatgagggtAATATAGAGAATGATCTTCCCTCAATGTGTGATGCTGTGGTATGAGAAGGAATTTATTCTTCTTCATCTGTGTTATAGCACTTCATATACAACATACTTCAGGTATCGCCTACTTCAATAGAGAACTATTAGCTTCATTACATCAGAAATGGATATAATACTCCTTTAAACCAAACAATTATTCTTTTAACATGCTCCATTTAGCATTATGAATCCcatcaaatgacaaaattaattcACAAATAGCTTTTACTTCTCTAAACCATATTAAATTTGTAGTTAGTGCTTTAAATCCAATACCTTCTCCCCTTGTCTGAGACCTTTTGTATTtaactatcaaaataaaaatgtacgaAATGCCTTTTAAGTATTTCAATAgcttttaccatttttaatcagcacaaataaaatatattttaacatttaagcaTCTTAGCTTTTAACAGTACTGGTTGTTTCGATAGAATAATAATAGTTTACATCTCACATAACAAACTCTATTTTGTTGCTATGCCCAAACATTTTGAGACCAAGAGCCACTTTTTACCACACAAGCCGGCTGAGAGCTATCACGTGTcaaaatacactgctcaaaaaaataaagagaacacttaaacaggtgtttaactcttaaagtgttccctttatttttttgagcagtatagaTTATAAataggggcgtgctgtggtggcgcagggggttagcacgccccacgtttggaggccttagtcctcgacgcggacgtcgttggttcgactcccggtcccgacgacctttgccgcatgtcttcccccctctcctcaccctccttcctgtctgcctactgtacaaaaaatacgagccactagcactgcaaaaactcttcggagaaaaaaatagaaaaaaaaaaattataaataaaactctattgacttattttatataaGTTATAGCAGACATATTAAAGAGATAGAAAACCTAAATTCTGACACTGGGAGAGGGTTGCTAGTTTGTCCTAGTCGGGCCAGCAGGAGtcagtggttgattagctaatttcaACACCTGATCTGCTAGTGACCTGTCAGAGAGTCGGCCTGTGGGTCACCTATTTTTTGCTAATGGAACCAAAATTGGCACACAGAATCGGTGCAACACcttattgaaacaataattacagtgactattgtttttgtctgatcACTTGGATCATTCATTTAAACAAGTTTGTTGAgttctttttcttgtcttttaaaaacatttaggatCTTactgaatacttttttttgcgTGTAGGAAGAGATCGTCTCAGCCTCCTGGTGGAGTTCAGTTTTTTGTCACCAGAAGACGATACTGCcgagatcaactcaaaaccttccTGAGATCGACTAGTGAATTGTGACCGATGTATTGAGCACCCGTAACAGTAGCAATCATACTGCAAATATTGCTTACTGCAATATGTGCTGGCCTATTTTGCATACAGCCACAAAAgccaatttaaaatgtcaaataaagagTCTCGGTGAAAATGCGTTTATtattaactctttggtgcaaataatttattgaaaattgatttattcactgcacgtttatgtctgtttgtgtaaggcagagatggaactgcacatgaaaacggcccttTAAACCAATCAGACCATCAACACAAAAGAGACATAATCAAAACTGTCAGTTATTACCCCgtgataataactcagaaatagtccaaatagtttgaatgtattttttttctttcttttatttccttcttaTGGAAAGTTTCCGTTTATATCATAGGTCTTTGGTGCATTtttatcctaaagaaaaagatatgtcagatatttcacaatatattaacatacatggaaaaatctaacgcaaaagaaaaaaaaatccccatatTCCCTAGAGGCCTCCGTAACCTCAGACCTGCAGAAAGGTAATGAGACAGAGAACTATATATGTTGCCATCAGGAATCCCAGTCCAGTTTGATTAcctgctgttgctgctgaacAGGCATGAGCCAACTCAATGAACAGCAGAAGACTCCCCACTCTACTTTGCAATAATCCTTTATTTAAAGTGGAGTGGACATCTTTGCAGTTGTGTGCTTATAAATAGTAAATGACCTGTAGTCCAGATGGTCCTAAAGTGCTCCACACTATATTCACTCACTCATCCATCGATAAATACATTGTAGTCACAGCTTccctggggcagtctgacaAAAGTGGAGCTGCTCTACATGTGGCCCATTTGATAAGTCACATTGTGCTTCTAGGCCCAATTATTCTATGTAGGTTGTATATTTGCAATAAcaatggttttcttttcttcaaagaaacacacacacacagaaaaagcaaagcCCACTGAGAACGATCAAACTTACATGTTtcctaaaatattaattaatttatttataccagaggtgtccaaagtcggttcTCGAGGGCCGACatcttgcatgttttaattctctccctggtttaacgcacctggatcaaatgacgGCTCATtaaaggcctaagaagaacattgacatgctgagaaggttgttactaccaccagggagagaactaaaacatgcaggatgctggccctCGAAGatcgactttgggcacccctgatttATACCTTAAATAAGAAGCTAAATGCAAATGGTAAACCACTAAGTTCAATAATGGCTGTgaattaaatgcataaaaacaaagttatgaAAGTTGCACATAGCCTTAGCCATagaaaaaatgcaaagcaaCAACATACTTACAAACCAACTTCCCCATTCTTAATGgtgcagaaacaggaagaaatatAGAAAGAAGACAAGAATGTAGTTTCACCTTCA contains:
- the LOC111608142 gene encoding sialic acid-binding Ig-like lectin 14; this translates as MFTVFWTTLFFFWWVSTTYKVESALGRPSCYNGFCITLNEEMITAKAGLCVVIPCSFTTADGFTPKSIVWLKCEPQKRRCSDIDIIFHINRYKVPSEFLGRVLLLDPDVSQGNCSIMINDLTTSDSGSYQLRVNGFYHGTADGVTFPSRTILSVKDLNLRPSLMIPPLTEGQQATLTCTAPGLCSGSPPNITWMWRGKIEEDYIITGSTTALKTQDLTAVTQRHSSTLTFKPSAKHHNTNVTCKVSFTGDITTEETVSLNVSLLAKILKGSGCVQHAEVLSCVCISEGFPSPTITWPLLKNHTEYSVINIVSNNTVNSILSLRNPGNISVECFSSNENWEVKENLRVYRELSEEAYHEKHCVSGFGALPWVIAGVSLSVHVFCMIYIWHLWNTRKKTNLTEDQTYMSLRKRDTSAEYDVIVQRPQ